A DNA window from Methylobacterium sp. NMS14P contains the following coding sequences:
- the glgX gene encoding glycogen debranching protein GlgX: MIAVDDGVPAPLGAHFDGRGVNFALFSEHATAVDICLFEPGERHETRTVRLPCRTDDVWHGYLRGVLPGQLYGYRVHGPWDPASGHRFNASKLVLDPYAREIRGRIRWHDALYGHRRGGREDRIDRRDSAVYMPKCVVTAPEVPDLALNPVRRPLAETVVYEAHVKALTRTHPDIPEAERGTYGALAHPAIIAHLVKLGVTALELLPIQAFADDRFLVEKGLVNFWGYQPLGYFAPEPRYLGEGGLGGLKAAIRELNAAGIETWLDVVYNHTAEGDHTGPTLSFRGIDNASYYKLDPADPRRNRDCTGCGNTFDASHPRVMQLVLDSLRHWVTAYGIAGFRFDLASSLGRAPFAFTPQAAFFQAVAQDPVLARVKMVAEPWDVGEGGYQLGGYPRGWSEWNDKFRDAARGFWKGDSATLAKVTQGLTGSREVFAPSRRSPLASVNFIASHDGYTLADTVSYEAKHNAANGEDNRDGHNHNVSRNYGVEGDTDDAAILALRARQKRNMLATVMLAQGVPMLLMGDERSRSQGGNNNAYAQDNPTSWMDWSVDPDPALTDFVANLLALRRAQAALRRRRFFTGALIDPDEPLRDVHWLSPEGIEMEVRHWSDDGLQVFGMQIGNDGDPGERLLMLFNAGVEAVSFRLAPVIGGPWTPVFDTGEPAGARAPDAPAIAAGTAVPLPGRTVLVLTAPGTETGNRGAWVPGR; encoded by the coding sequence ATGATCGCCGTCGACGACGGGGTGCCGGCGCCGCTCGGCGCCCATTTCGACGGGCGCGGCGTCAACTTCGCCCTGTTCTCCGAGCACGCCACCGCGGTCGACATCTGCCTGTTCGAGCCCGGGGAGCGGCACGAGACCCGCACGGTGCGGCTGCCCTGCCGGACCGACGACGTCTGGCACGGCTACCTGCGCGGCGTGCTGCCGGGCCAGCTCTACGGCTACCGGGTGCACGGCCCCTGGGACCCGGCGTCGGGCCACCGGTTCAACGCCTCGAAGCTCGTCCTCGACCCCTACGCGCGGGAGATCCGCGGCCGGATCCGCTGGCACGACGCGCTCTACGGCCACCGCCGGGGCGGCCGCGAGGACCGGATCGACCGGCGCGACAGCGCGGTCTACATGCCGAAATGCGTGGTCACCGCCCCGGAAGTGCCCGACCTCGCCCTCAACCCGGTGCGGCGTCCGCTCGCCGAGACGGTGGTGTACGAGGCGCACGTCAAGGCGCTGACCCGCACCCATCCCGACATCCCCGAGGCGGAGCGCGGCACCTACGGGGCGCTCGCCCACCCGGCGATCATCGCGCACCTCGTCAAGCTCGGCGTCACCGCCCTGGAGCTGCTGCCGATCCAGGCCTTCGCGGACGACCGCTTCCTGGTGGAGAAGGGGCTGGTCAATTTCTGGGGGTATCAGCCCCTGGGCTACTTCGCCCCGGAGCCGCGCTACCTGGGGGAGGGCGGCCTCGGCGGCCTGAAGGCGGCGATCCGGGAACTGAACGCCGCCGGGATCGAGACCTGGCTCGACGTGGTCTACAACCACACCGCCGAGGGCGACCATACCGGCCCGACGCTGTCGTTCCGCGGCATCGACAACGCCAGCTACTACAAGCTCGACCCGGCCGACCCGCGCCGCAATCGCGACTGCACCGGCTGCGGCAACACCTTCGACGCGAGCCACCCGCGGGTGATGCAGCTCGTGCTCGATTCCCTGCGCCACTGGGTCACCGCCTACGGCATCGCGGGCTTCCGCTTCGACCTCGCCTCGAGCCTCGGGCGCGCGCCCTTCGCCTTCACCCCGCAGGCGGCCTTCTTCCAGGCGGTGGCGCAGGACCCGGTGCTGGCGCGGGTCAAGATGGTGGCCGAGCCGTGGGATGTCGGGGAGGGCGGCTACCAGCTCGGCGGCTACCCGCGCGGCTGGAGCGAGTGGAACGACAAGTTCCGCGACGCGGCCCGGGGCTTCTGGAAGGGCGATTCCGCCACGCTCGCCAAGGTCACGCAGGGGCTGACCGGCTCGCGCGAGGTGTTCGCCCCGTCCCGGCGCTCGCCGCTGGCCAGCGTCAACTTCATCGCCAGCCACGACGGCTACACGCTCGCCGACACGGTGTCGTACGAGGCGAAGCACAACGCGGCCAACGGCGAGGACAACCGCGACGGCCATAACCACAACGTCAGCCGCAACTACGGCGTCGAGGGCGACACCGACGACGCGGCGATCCTCGCCCTGCGCGCCCGCCAGAAGCGCAACATGCTGGCGACCGTGATGCTGGCCCAGGGCGTCCCGATGCTGCTCATGGGCGACGAGCGCTCCCGCAGCCAGGGCGGCAACAACAACGCCTACGCCCAGGACAACCCGACGAGCTGGATGGACTGGAGCGTCGATCCGGACCCCGCCCTCACGGACTTCGTCGCCAACCTGCTGGCCCTGCGCCGGGCTCAAGCCGCCCTGCGGCGGCGGCGCTTCTTCACCGGCGCGCTGATCGACCCCGACGAGCCGCTGCGCGACGTGCACTGGCTCTCCCCCGAGGGCATCGAGATGGAGGTCCGGCACTGGTCGGACGACGGGCTCCAGGTGTTCGGCATGCAGATCGGCAACGACGGCGATCCGGGCGAGCGCCTGCTGATGCTGTTCAATGCCGGAGTGGAGGCCGTCAGCTTCCGCCTCGCCCCGGTGATCGGCGGCCCGTGGACGCCGGTCTTCGACACGGGCGAGCCGGCGGGCGCCCGCGCGCCCGACGCGCCGGCGATCGCGGCCGGGACCGCCGTGCCGCTGCCGGGCCGCACGGTCCTGGTGCTCACCGCGCCGGGGACGGAGACCGGCAACCGGGGCGCCTGGGTGCCGGGCCGGTAG
- a CDS encoding ribose-phosphate pyrophosphokinase: MKSSIKIIAGNASRPLAEAIAAYLELPLAKCMVRRFADMEIFVELQENVRGEDVFIVQSTSFPANDHLMELLIMIDAARRSSARRITAVIPYFGYARQDRRTSGRTPISAKLVANLITEAGADRVLTLDLHAGQIQGFFDIPTDNLFAAPVMVRDIKERLPSADRMVVSPDVGGVVRARAIAKRIDCPLAIVDKRRERPGESEVMNIIGEVEGRSCILVDDIVDSGGTLVNAAEALLNAGAKDVSAYITHGVLSGGAVSRIAASRMKELVITDSIQPTQAVKLARNIRVATIAPLLGEAIGRTATESSVSSLFD, from the coding sequence ATGAAATCCTCGATCAAGATCATCGCCGGGAATGCCAGCCGGCCCCTGGCCGAGGCGATCGCGGCCTATCTCGAATTGCCGCTCGCCAAGTGCATGGTCCGGCGCTTCGCCGACATGGAGATCTTCGTCGAGCTCCAGGAGAACGTGCGCGGCGAGGACGTGTTCATCGTCCAGTCGACGTCGTTCCCGGCCAACGACCACCTGATGGAGCTGCTGATCATGATCGACGCCGCGCGCCGGTCCTCGGCCCGGCGCATCACGGCGGTGATCCCGTATTTCGGCTACGCACGGCAGGACCGGCGCACCTCCGGCCGCACGCCGATCTCGGCCAAGCTGGTGGCGAACCTGATCACGGAAGCCGGCGCCGACCGAGTCCTCACCCTCGACCTCCACGCCGGCCAGATCCAGGGCTTCTTCGACATCCCCACCGACAACCTGTTCGCCGCCCCCGTGATGGTGCGCGACATCAAGGAGCGGCTGCCGAGCGCCGACCGGATGGTGGTCTCGCCGGACGTCGGCGGTGTGGTCCGGGCCCGGGCCATCGCCAAGCGGATCGACTGCCCGCTGGCCATCGTCGACAAGCGCCGCGAGCGCCCGGGCGAGTCCGAGGTGATGAACATCATCGGCGAGGTCGAGGGCCGCTCCTGCATCCTGGTCGACGACATCGTCGATTCGGGCGGCACCCTGGTCAACGCCGCCGAGGCCCTGCTCAACGCCGGCGCCAAGGACGTCTCGGCCTACATCACGCACGGCGTGCTGTCGGGCGGCGCGGTCTCGCGCATCGCCGCCTCGCGGATGAAGGAACTGGTGATCACCGACTCGATCCAGCCGACCCAGGCCGTCAAGCTCGCCCGCAACATCCGGGTGGCGACGATCGCGCCGCTGCTCGGCGAGGCGATCGGCCGGACCGCGACGGAATCCAGCGTCTCCAGCCTGTTCGACTGA
- a CDS encoding DUF4170 domain-containing protein → MTTAIDSDQKLHLVFGGELQDLDGVRFRDIKNLDIVGIFPDYASAQAAWRAKAQATVDSAQTRYFVVHLHRLLEPPAP, encoded by the coding sequence ATGACGACGGCAATCGACAGCGACCAGAAGCTGCACTTGGTCTTCGGCGGTGAATTGCAGGATCTCGACGGGGTCCGGTTCCGGGACATCAAGAACCTCGACATCGTCGGCATCTTCCCGGACTACGCCTCCGCCCAGGCCGCGTGGCGGGCCAAGGCCCAGGCCACCGTCGACAGCGCGCAGACGCGCTACTTCGTGGTGCACCTGCACCGGCTGCTGGAGCCGCCGGCCCCCTGA
- a CDS encoding sensor histidine kinase NtrY-like encodes MPFLRRSRTEEGPAPVPERGTDGTGRDAGQTAADQQDAGTPAGPEAAQPSGTPLAESLRPGPRGPGWIGAAMVVTALVSALATFLILAGVIRVTPTPAYGVTLLAINAALVLGLAVIIAWEARVFLHARKANAAVARLHTRIVGLFSLIAILPTILLAVVASVTIDRGLSLGFTDRVRDVVLKSVEVADAYQENQCQSLAREIRILADDLTRARPNFDVNRDWFQTFLTTRATNLGLPVAQIMRGPTEVVARAKIDVLKTNRLPSAAAFEDAANSADPICLLPTEGRVFAALLRMPAYDDAVLMVQREVSQLAIEFPGVSRAAAAEYLTYDSLRRSIQITFASVFLLIALIALLSAVWFGMNFANRFVAPIRRLINAADQVASGNFYAQVPTKKTSGDLAHLGESFNKMTQELRRQHAGLIAASDLIDTRRRFTEAVLSGVSPGVIGLDAAGFVTIANPAAERMLDLESDALVGQPLGRAVPELAPVLAESEARPRSLQQQQVQLTRSRGERTITVRVTSEQAQGASRGSVVTLDDITDLVQAQRSSAWGDVARRIAHEIKNPLTPIQLSAERIRRKYGKVITADKEVFDQCTATIVRQVDEIKRMVDEFSAFARMPKPAIAPNDLTEIAKQNLFMMRVAHPDIDFAFSAQGGAGSSEKIVAAFDIRLLSQVITNILKNAVEAVAEVPEAELGKGKIALSLAVEDGFAVIAVTDNGKGFPAEGRQRLLEPYMTTREGGTGLGLAIVSKVLEEHGGGIELNDNPAGRGGQVRMRVPREHGPEPAAAALETSPVTTEEKGAAPTAPRIAEMHA; translated from the coding sequence ATGCCGTTCCTGAGACGCTCACGGACAGAGGAAGGCCCCGCGCCGGTCCCCGAGAGGGGTACCGACGGGACGGGCCGGGACGCGGGCCAGACGGCCGCGGATCAGCAGGACGCGGGCACGCCCGCGGGCCCCGAGGCGGCCCAGCCGTCCGGCACGCCCCTGGCGGAGTCCCTGCGGCCGGGCCCGCGCGGTCCCGGCTGGATCGGCGCCGCCATGGTGGTCACCGCCCTGGTCTCGGCGCTCGCGACCTTCCTGATCCTGGCCGGCGTGATCCGGGTGACGCCGACGCCGGCCTACGGCGTGACGCTGCTCGCCATCAACGCCGCCCTGGTGCTCGGCCTCGCCGTCATCATCGCCTGGGAGGCGCGGGTCTTCCTGCACGCCCGCAAGGCCAACGCCGCGGTGGCGCGCCTGCACACCCGCATCGTCGGCCTGTTCTCGCTGATCGCGATCCTGCCGACGATCCTGCTCGCCGTGGTGGCGTCCGTGACCATCGACCGGGGCCTGTCGCTCGGCTTCACCGACCGGGTCCGCGACGTGGTGCTGAAATCCGTGGAGGTGGCCGACGCCTACCAGGAGAACCAGTGCCAGAGCCTCGCCCGCGAGATCCGCATCCTCGCCGACGACCTCACCCGGGCCCGGCCGAACTTCGACGTGAACCGGGACTGGTTCCAGACCTTCCTGACCACCCGGGCGACCAATCTCGGCCTGCCGGTCGCCCAGATCATGCGCGGCCCCACCGAGGTGGTGGCCCGGGCCAAGATCGACGTCCTGAAGACCAACCGCCTGCCCTCGGCGGCGGCCTTCGAGGACGCGGCCAACTCGGCCGACCCGATCTGCCTCCTGCCCACCGAGGGCCGGGTCTTCGCCGCGCTGCTGCGCATGCCGGCCTACGACGACGCCGTGCTGATGGTGCAGCGGGAGGTGAGCCAGCTCGCCATCGAGTTCCCCGGCGTCTCCCGGGCGGCGGCGGCCGAGTACCTCACCTACGATTCGCTGCGGCGCTCGATCCAGATCACCTTCGCGTCGGTGTTCCTGCTGATCGCGCTGATCGCGCTGCTCTCGGCCGTGTGGTTCGGGATGAACTTCGCCAACCGGTTCGTGGCGCCGATCCGCCGGCTGATCAACGCCGCCGACCAGGTGGCGTCGGGCAATTTCTACGCCCAGGTGCCGACCAAGAAGACCAGCGGCGACCTCGCCCATCTCGGCGAGAGCTTCAACAAGATGACCCAGGAGCTGCGCCGCCAGCACGCGGGCCTGATCGCCGCGAGCGACCTGATCGACACCCGCCGCCGCTTCACCGAGGCCGTGCTGTCGGGGGTCTCGCCCGGGGTGATCGGCCTCGACGCGGCGGGCTTCGTCACCATCGCCAACCCGGCCGCCGAGCGGATGCTCGACCTGGAGAGCGACGCCCTGGTGGGCCAGCCGCTCGGCCGCGCCGTGCCGGAACTCGCCCCCGTGCTCGCCGAGAGCGAGGCGCGCCCGCGCAGCCTGCAGCAGCAGCAGGTCCAGCTCACCCGGTCCCGGGGCGAGCGCACCATCACGGTGCGGGTCACGAGCGAGCAGGCGCAGGGGGCCTCCCGCGGCTCGGTGGTGACGCTCGACGACATCACCGACCTCGTCCAGGCGCAGCGCAGCTCGGCCTGGGGCGACGTGGCGCGCCGCATCGCCCACGAGATCAAGAACCCGCTGACCCCGATCCAGCTCTCCGCCGAGCGGATCCGGCGCAAGTACGGGAAGGTCATCACCGCCGACAAGGAGGTGTTCGACCAGTGCACCGCCACGATCGTCCGGCAGGTGGACGAGATCAAGCGCATGGTCGACGAGTTCTCGGCCTTCGCGCGGATGCCGAAGCCCGCCATCGCGCCGAACGACCTCACCGAGATCGCCAAGCAGAACCTGTTCATGATGCGCGTGGCGCACCCGGACATCGACTTCGCGTTCTCGGCCCAGGGCGGCGCGGGGAGTTCGGAGAAGATCGTGGCGGCCTTCGACATCCGGCTGCTCAGCCAGGTGATCACCAACATCCTCAAGAACGCCGTCGAGGCGGTGGCCGAGGTGCCGGAGGCCGAGCTCGGCAAGGGCAAGATCGCCCTGAGCCTCGCCGTCGAGGACGGGTTCGCGGTGATCGCCGTCACCGACAACGGCAAGGGATTTCCGGCCGAGGGGCGCCAGCGCCTGCTCGAGCCCTACATGACCACCCGCGAGGGTGGGACCGGACTGGGGCTTGCTATCGTCAGCAAGGTGCTTGAGGAGCACGGCGGCGGGATCGAGCTGAACGACAATCCCGCCGGCCGCGGCGGCCAGGTCCGGATGCGGGTCCCGCGCGAGCACGGGCCCGAGCCGGCGGCGGCGGCCCTCGAGACCAGCCCCGTCACGACAGAGGAGAAGGGCGCCGCGCCGACGGCCCCCCGGATCGCGGAGATGCACGCATGA
- the ntrX gene encoding nitrogen assimilation response regulator NtrX, with the protein MSADILIVDDEADIRDLVAGILDDEGHRCRTAGGSDEALAAIEARRPHLVFLDIWLQGSRLDGLQVLDLIKAANPDLPVVMISGHGNIETAVSAIKAGAYDFIEKPFKADRLILVAERALEASRLRREVRDLTARSGATNRIVGTSLAINQLRQTLDRVAPTNARVMITGALGSGKELAARSLHKASARANGPFVLLNAAAILPETMEAELFGVEGESGRRVGALEEAHGGTLYLDEVADMPRETQNRILRVLVDQNFQRVGGTTRVHVDVRIISSSSRDLQEEIAAGRFREDLFHRLSVVPIRVPALSERREDVPELIQFFMDNISSQTGLPKRRIAEDAMAVLQSHNWPGNVRQLKNNVERLMILTQADPEQEVTSEMLPSEIGALVPTTPGGAGGEKLMSLALREAREIFEREYLVAQIARFSGNISRTAEFIGMERSALHRKLKSLGIGP; encoded by the coding sequence ATGAGCGCCGATATCCTGATCGTCGACGACGAGGCCGACATCCGCGACCTCGTCGCCGGGATCCTGGACGACGAGGGCCACCGCTGCCGCACGGCCGGCGGCTCGGACGAGGCGCTCGCCGCCATCGAGGCGCGCCGGCCGCACCTCGTCTTCCTCGACATCTGGCTGCAGGGCTCCCGGCTCGACGGCCTGCAGGTGCTCGACCTGATCAAGGCCGCCAACCCGGACCTGCCGGTGGTGATGATCTCGGGCCACGGCAACATCGAGACCGCGGTCTCGGCCATCAAGGCGGGCGCCTACGACTTCATCGAGAAGCCGTTCAAGGCCGACCGGCTGATCCTGGTGGCCGAGCGGGCGCTGGAGGCCTCCCGGCTCCGGCGCGAGGTCCGCGACCTGACGGCGCGCTCCGGCGCCACAAACCGCATCGTCGGCACCTCGCTCGCCATCAACCAGCTGCGCCAGACCCTCGACCGGGTGGCGCCGACCAACGCCCGGGTGATGATCACCGGGGCGCTGGGCTCCGGCAAGGAGCTCGCGGCGCGCAGCCTGCACAAGGCCTCGGCCCGGGCGAACGGCCCGTTCGTGCTGCTCAACGCGGCGGCGATCCTGCCCGAGACCATGGAGGCGGAGCTGTTCGGGGTCGAGGGCGAGAGCGGCCGCCGGGTCGGCGCCCTGGAGGAGGCCCACGGCGGCACCCTCTACCTCGACGAGGTCGCCGACATGCCGCGCGAGACCCAGAACCGGATCCTGCGCGTCCTCGTCGACCAGAACTTCCAGCGGGTCGGCGGCACGACGCGGGTCCACGTCGACGTGCGCATCATCTCGTCCTCGTCCCGGGACCTTCAGGAGGAGATCGCCGCCGGCCGCTTCCGCGAGGACCTGTTCCACCGCCTCTCGGTGGTGCCGATCCGGGTGCCGGCCCTGTCGGAGCGCCGGGAGGACGTGCCCGAGCTGATCCAGTTCTTCATGGACAACATCTCGTCCCAGACTGGCCTGCCCAAGCGCCGGATCGCCGAGGACGCGATGGCGGTGCTGCAGTCGCACAACTGGCCGGGGAACGTCCGCCAGCTCAAGAACAACGTCGAGCGGCTGATGATCCTCACGCAGGCCGACCCGGAGCAGGAGGTCACCTCCGAGATGCTGCCCTCCGAGATCGGCGCCCTGGTGCCGACGACGCCGGGCGGCGCGGGCGGCGAGAAGCTGATGAGCCTCGCGCTGCGCGAGGCCCGCGAGATCTTCGAGCGCGAGTACCTCGTGGCGCAGATCGCCCGGTTCTCGGGCAACATCTCGCGCACCGCCGAGTTCATCGGCATGGAGCGCTCGGCCTTGCACCGCAAGTTGAAGTCCCTCGGCATCGGCCCGTGA
- the hfq gene encoding RNA chaperone Hfq: MAGERAQNLQDTFLNHVRKNKIPLTIFLVNGVKLQGVVTWFDNFCVLLRRDGHSQLVYKHAISTIMPGHPVQLFEPDETAEKA; the protein is encoded by the coding sequence ATGGCGGGCGAACGCGCACAGAACCTTCAGGACACCTTTCTCAACCATGTCCGCAAGAACAAGATTCCGCTGACCATCTTCCTCGTCAACGGCGTCAAGCTCCAGGGCGTGGTGACGTGGTTCGACAATTTCTGCGTGCTGCTGCGCCGGGACGGGCACTCGCAGCTGGTCTACAAGCACGCGATCTCCACGATCATGCCGGGCCATCCCGTGCAGCTGTTCGAGCCGGACGAGACCGCCGAGAAGGCGTGA
- the hflX gene encoding GTPase HflX yields MSETLTSGEARLQAQAAPEGEIAAATHTLVIGPYLARGAPGAGPGPAAPSRSVEARLDEATGLAAAIELDVVESLAVSLPRIRPSTYLGKGRVEEIAGLIRAREIGLVVMDCALSPVQQRNLEKAWGAKVIDRTGLILEIFGRRASTREGTLQVEHAHLAYQKSRLVRSWTHLERQRGGFGFLGGPGETQIEADRRMIQERMTRIERDLDAVVRTRGLHRQSRARVPYPIVALVGYTNAGKSSLFNTLTRAEVTAKDMLFATLDPTARATKLPHGETVILSDTVGFISDLPTPLIAAFRATLEDAIEADVLLHVRDVSHVDSEAQAEDVGEVLRELGIETSADRIIEVWNKADLLDDDERTRLLNLSGQARARNDRDSAAPVLVSALTGEGLAALTSRIEARIGRNRASFAVALPPEDGAALNWLYENAEILDRRSEADGTLHLAIRIAPEKEPRFLNRFAAARRLGRGG; encoded by the coding sequence ATGAGCGAGACGCTGACGTCCGGCGAAGCCCGCCTCCAGGCGCAGGCCGCCCCCGAGGGCGAGATCGCCGCGGCGACCCACACCCTGGTGATCGGCCCCTACCTCGCGCGCGGCGCGCCGGGGGCCGGCCCCGGACCGGCCGCGCCGTCGCGCTCCGTGGAGGCCCGCCTCGACGAGGCGACCGGCCTCGCCGCCGCGATCGAGCTCGACGTCGTCGAGAGCCTCGCCGTCAGCCTGCCGCGGATCCGGCCCTCCACCTACCTCGGCAAGGGCCGGGTCGAGGAGATCGCCGGCCTGATCCGCGCCCGCGAGATCGGCCTCGTGGTGATGGACTGCGCCCTGTCGCCGGTGCAGCAGCGCAACCTCGAGAAGGCCTGGGGCGCCAAGGTCATCGACCGCACCGGCCTGATCCTCGAGATCTTCGGGCGCCGCGCCTCGACCCGGGAGGGCACGCTGCAGGTCGAGCACGCCCACCTCGCCTACCAGAAGTCCCGGCTCGTCCGCTCGTGGACCCACCTCGAGCGCCAGCGCGGCGGCTTCGGCTTCCTGGGTGGCCCCGGCGAGACCCAGATCGAGGCCGACCGGCGCATGATCCAGGAGCGCATGACCCGGATCGAGCGCGACCTCGACGCGGTGGTGCGCACCCGGGGCCTGCACCGGCAGAGCCGGGCGCGGGTGCCGTACCCGATCGTGGCGCTCGTCGGCTACACGAACGCCGGCAAGTCGAGCCTGTTCAACACCCTGACCCGGGCCGAGGTCACCGCCAAGGACATGCTGTTCGCTACCCTCGACCCCACCGCCCGGGCGACCAAGCTGCCCCACGGCGAGACCGTGATCCTGTCCGACACGGTGGGCTTCATCTCCGACCTGCCGACGCCCCTGATCGCCGCCTTCCGGGCGACGCTCGAGGACGCCATCGAGGCCGACGTGCTGCTCCACGTGCGCGACGTCTCCCACGTCGATTCCGAGGCCCAGGCCGAGGATGTCGGCGAGGTCCTGCGCGAGCTCGGCATCGAGACCAGCGCCGACCGGATCATCGAGGTCTGGAACAAGGCCGACCTCCTCGACGACGACGAGCGCACCCGCCTCCTGAACCTCAGCGGCCAGGCCAGGGCCCGCAACGACCGCGACAGCGCCGCGCCGGTCCTGGTCTCGGCGCTGACCGGGGAGGGGCTCGCCGCGCTCACCAGCCGGATCGAGGCGCGGATCGGGCGCAACCGCGCGAGCTTCGCGGTGGCGCTGCCGCCGGAGGACGGGGCGGCGCTGAACTGGCTCTACGAGAACGCCGAGATCCTCGACCGCCGCTCCGAGGCCGACGGCACCCTGCACCTCGCGATCCGGATCGCCCCCGAGAAGGAGCCGCGCTTCCTCAACCGCTTCGCGGCGGCCCGGCGCCTCGGCCGGGGCGGTTGA
- a CDS encoding adenylate/guanylate cyclase domain-containing protein: MASGSAGNPTLSALQPARAPAERRADPGSDDEAVLRAMQAGGGLRLLGLRVVIVLVLLMAAQAYDGSLHALSHWFILALYGLGTIWFGLRERGGGPAASAYSWAGTGLNAGLAVYVIIEHMLAGGGAGLGADAVSRLPAFLLLLQTGLSMRVAQTLLFCGLVTVCWSAAFLVGLVHPDLFPNADTFPTAQVTGLATFMAAGLLVVDGMIRLRAAVARALRMEHERSQLARFVPDTVALDLAAEDGDSGLGIHRRHACLMILDIRGFSRLSREHPPEAMVTALLAVRAAAQAAVAEQGGLVDKYIGDAVLVQFVVGHPDAQARAALACALSIHDRIAALNAARAREGLFALRVVVALHAGDLLVGVFDDGVRAEYTVLGPAMNALARIETRAKAAEIELAASGHFLDLLDGTLPSGIRAAPVPDADLPEHLTLFSIAA, from the coding sequence ATGGCCTCGGGCAGCGCCGGCAACCCGACGCTCTCCGCGCTGCAGCCCGCGCGGGCTCCGGCCGAGCGCCGGGCGGATCCCGGATCGGACGACGAGGCGGTGCTGCGGGCCATGCAGGCCGGCGGCGGCCTGCGCCTGCTCGGCCTGCGGGTGGTGATCGTGCTGGTGCTGCTGATGGCGGCCCAGGCCTATGACGGCTCGCTGCACGCCCTGAGCCACTGGTTCATCCTCGCCCTGTACGGCCTCGGCACGATCTGGTTCGGGCTGCGGGAGCGTGGCGGCGGCCCCGCGGCCAGCGCCTACAGCTGGGCCGGCACCGGGCTCAATGCCGGGCTCGCCGTCTACGTGATCATCGAGCACATGCTGGCCGGCGGCGGGGCCGGGCTCGGCGCCGACGCGGTGAGCCGCCTGCCCGCCTTCCTGCTCCTGCTCCAGACCGGCCTGAGCATGCGGGTGGCGCAGACCCTGCTGTTCTGCGGGCTCGTCACCGTCTGCTGGAGCGCGGCCTTCCTGGTCGGCCTGGTCCATCCGGACCTGTTCCCGAACGCCGACACCTTCCCGACCGCGCAGGTCACCGGGCTCGCCACCTTCATGGCGGCGGGCCTCCTGGTGGTCGACGGTATGATCCGCCTGCGCGCCGCGGTGGCGCGGGCCCTGCGCATGGAGCACGAGCGCTCCCAGCTCGCCCGCTTCGTGCCCGACACGGTCGCCCTCGACCTCGCCGCCGAGGACGGCGATTCCGGCCTCGGCATCCACCGGCGCCACGCCTGCCTGATGATCCTCGACATCCGCGGCTTCTCGCGGCTCTCCCGGGAGCACCCGCCCGAGGCCATGGTGACGGCCCTGCTGGCGGTCCGGGCGGCCGCCCAGGCGGCGGTGGCGGAGCAGGGCGGCCTCGTCGACAAGTACATCGGCGACGCGGTGCTGGTGCAGTTCGTCGTCGGACACCCCGACGCCCAGGCGCGCGCGGCGCTCGCCTGCGCCCTGTCGATCCACGACCGGATCGCCGCGCTCAACGCGGCCCGCGCCCGGGAGGGGCTGTTCGCCCTGCGGGTGGTCGTCGCCCTGCACGCGGGCGACCTCCTGGTCGGGGTCTTCGACGACGGGGTGCGGGCCGAGTACACGGTGCTGGGCCCGGCGATGAACGCCCTGGCGCGGATCGAGACCCGGGCCAAGGCGGCCGAGATCGAACTCGCCGCCTCCGGGCATTTCCTGGACCTGCTCGACGGGACGCTCCCGTCCGGCATCCGGGCGGCGCCGGTGCCGGATGCCGACCTGCCGGAGCACCTGACCCTGTTCTCGATCGCGGCGTAG